In one Grus americana isolate bGruAme1 chromosome 1, bGruAme1.mat, whole genome shotgun sequence genomic region, the following are encoded:
- the TMEM121B gene encoding LOW QUALITY PROTEIN: transmembrane protein 121B (The sequence of the model RefSeq protein was modified relative to this genomic sequence to represent the inferred CDS: inserted 4 bases in 3 codons), giving the protein MHRAASNQRSVSSSSGSFQPPPPPPPHAADRQPLFPGGSSSGGSRRGSGSSSGSARARRPRSPRSSTEEEEEEEEEEEEEDSISISKPLVPPPAAPLPAAASPLSSSSSSSSGGGGGSPGRSMTAAELYGAAAAGGGAAGGGAAAGALLGPGGAAGGRRWGFQALSLVLLLGQGALLDLYLIAVTDLYWCSWIATDLVLAAGWGIFFCRNSRARRXGAAPAAPRAAAAAPAAAARPPGGRGAGGRGAGGPPRGGDFAYAHLAWLIYSIAFTPKAALILGTSILELIELRLPLGTTGFRITLALSAPLLYCLLRAIGTEGAGQLLLPPQPPPQHRAAAAFLATCLDLLDSFSLLELVLQPGRPAPLPAPLRYLLIAVYFLCLASPVLWLYELSAARPPGAARLALHLLLPAGLLDAPLLALRCLLLLRYQQPLSLFMLKNLFFLACRGLEALETCXASSAPPPPRRPPSTAPPPPPPPXAAPLAHGLSDADVGPHGYVNALAVTAQG; this is encoded by the exons ATGCACCGCGCTGCCTCCAACCAGCGCTcggtctcctcctcctcgggctCCTtccagccgccgccgccgccgccgccgcacgcCGCCGACCGGCAGCCCCTCTTCCCGGGGGGCTccagcagcggcggcagccGGCGGGGCTCGGGGTCGAGCTCGGGCTCGGCGcgggcccgccgcccccgcagcccccgcagcagcaccgaggaggaggaggaggaggaggaggaggaagaggaggaggacagcatCAGCATCAGCAAGCCACTGgtgccgccgcccgccgccccgctgcccgccgccgcctcgccgctctccagcagcagcagcagcagcagcggcggcggcggcgggagcccgGGCCGCAGCATGACGGCGGCGGAGCTGtacggggcggcggcggcgggcggcggggcggcgggcggcggggcggcggcgggggcgctGCTGGgtcccggcggggcggcgggcgggcggcgctggGGCTTCCAGGCGCTGTCCCTGGTGCTGCTACTGGGGCAGGGCGCGCTGCTGGACCTCTACCTGATCGCCGTCACCGACCTGTACTGGTGCAGCTGGATCGCCACCGACCTGGTGCTGGCGGCCGGCTGGGGCATCTTCTTCTGCCGCAACAGCCGGGCGCGCC CGGGagcggcccccgccgccccccgggccgccgccgccgcacccGCTGCTGCTGCACGGCCCccggggggccgcggggccggaggccgcggggccgggggcccCCCCCGCGGCGGCGACTTCGCCTACGCGCACCTCGCCTGGCTCATCTATTCCATCGCCTTCACGCCCAAGGCGGCGCTGATCCTGGGCACCTCCATCCTGGAGCTGATCGAGCTGCGCCTGCCGCTGGGCACCACGGGCTTCCGCATCACCCTGGCGCTCTCCGCCCCGCTGCTGTACTGCCTGCTACGGGCCATCGGCACCGAGGGCGCCGGGCAGCTGCTCCTgccgccgcagccgccgccgcagcaccgcgccgccgccgcctttCTCGCTACCTGCCTCGACCTGCTCGACAGCTTCTCCTTGctggagctggtgctgcagccCGGGCGGCCggcgccgctgcccgccccgctgCGCTACCTCCTCATCGCCGTCTACTTCCTCTGCCTGGCCTCACCGGTGCTGTGGCTCTACGAGCTCAGCGCCGCCCGTCCCCCCGGCGCCGCCCGCCTCGccctccacctcctgctgcccGCCGGGCTGCTGGACGCCCCGCTCCTGGCGCTccgctgcctcctgctcttGCGCTATCAGCAGCCGCTCTCCCTCTTCATGCTGAAGAACCTCTTCTTCCTGGCCTGCCGCGGCCTGGAGGCGCTGGAGACCTG TGCCTCCTccgccccgccaccgccccgccgcccgccaagtacggccccgccgccaccgcccccgc ccgccgccccgcttGCCCATGGGCTCTCCGACGCCGACGTGGGCCCCCACGGGTACGTGAACGCCTTGGCGGTCACCGCCCAGGGCTGA